From Anopheles bellator unplaced genomic scaffold, idAnoBellAS_SP24_06.2 scaffold00403_ctg1, whole genome shotgun sequence, the proteins below share one genomic window:
- the LOC131214267 gene encoding uncharacterized protein LOC131214267, translating into VLTLEHERIRQRSVELQQLIIISNLDSLQNHLESIEEAIILAKHGIPSSKILRNHSDCVFEKIYSNGIIKRIDETNILINDAIAGISSNCSNINQQLQGSFLIQFSKCSIYINGEEFTNLETTIPARSYYPTLGIMATEIDIIDEPP; encoded by the exons AGTCCTCACACTCGAGCATGAACGAATTAGACAAAGATCGGTTGAATTACAACAACTTATCATAATATCAAATCTTGACTCTTTGCAAAACCACCTTGAAAGCATTGAGGAAGCTATAATATTGGCAAAACACGGCATTCCAAGCAGCAAGATCCTGA GAAATCATTCTGATTGcgtttttgaaaaaatttattccaacGGAATAATAAAGAGAATCGATGAAACAAATATTCTCATAAACGACGCCATCGCCGGAATTTCCTCCAACTGCAGTAACATAAACCAGCAACTTCAAGGTTCATTCCTTATACAGTTTAGCAAATGCAGTATATACATAAATGGAGAAGAATTTACGAATTTAGAAACTACAATTCCTGCAAGATCATACTACCCAACCCTTGGAATAATGGCGACAGAGATTGACATAATAGACGAACCACCA